The proteins below are encoded in one region of Candidatus Thiodiazotropha sp. LNASS1:
- a CDS encoding cytochrome c3 family protein, producing the protein MKKIAILASLLVSLGLYGTAAFAEITGTSHDLTSNTTLLTNAGNTEICAYCHTPHDASTTNTTTPLWNHEDTQATYTMYSSPSLDMTIAGSPAGVSLACLSCHDGTVAADQLLNFPSGVNAGQGIFSLGDSLGTDLSNDHPISLTYNAAQDVDFVAPVNSQVNGLQLFGTGGDQVECGTCHSVHDNTNEPFLRMSNAGSALCLACHVK; encoded by the coding sequence ATGAAAAAAATAGCTATCCTAGCTTCCTTACTTGTATCACTTGGCCTTTATGGCACTGCGGCATTTGCAGAAATCACCGGCACATCTCATGACCTGACCAGTAATACGACGTTGTTGACAAATGCCGGCAATACCGAGATCTGCGCTTACTGCCATACTCCTCATGACGCCAGTACTACTAACACAACAACCCCACTATGGAACCATGAGGACACGCAGGCAACGTACACGATGTACAGCAGTCCTTCACTGGATATGACCATTGCCGGCTCGCCAGCGGGCGTCTCGCTGGCATGTCTGAGTTGTCATGATGGAACTGTGGCTGCGGATCAACTTCTCAACTTTCCAAGTGGGGTTAACGCCGGGCAGGGAATTTTCAGTCTGGGCGACAGCCTTGGTACTGACCTCAGTAATGACCATCCGATCTCCCTGACCTACAATGCCGCACAGGACGTCGATTTTGTTGCACCTGTGAATTCACAAGTGAACGGACTGCAACTGTTCGGTACGGGTGGTGATCAAGTAGAGTGCGGTACCTGCCACTCCGTACATGACAATACAAATGAGCCTTTTCTGCGCATGAGTAACGCTGGAAGCGCCCTGTGTCTGGCTTGTCACGTTAAGTAG
- a CDS encoding 6-bladed beta-propeller encodes MTKYLGMLLLLLLGACSSTGPVTFNETSDTPHLVWPATPEISRIKFISAFKNAEDLGFEKNFFRRFLDLLTGSEEHSLSRPYTIAVNENRIAVADPDAAVVHLFELDSKSYRKIDHAGIHRLESPIGVSLAKNRLFIADSKLNKVFILNSGLKTLHMLKGFLRPTSLAFDPKLQRLYIADTLAHEVLVFDSDGDLLYKIGERGEQNLQFNFPSHLAFFDQRLYVNDTMNFRIQSFDNKGRHLKTFGKQGNASGYFTQSKGLALDSDGHIYIADALANRIQIFDQSGAFLLEFGGIGDAPGNFRMPSGLAIWDDKIFVADSYNQRIQVFQYLKVGN; translated from the coding sequence GTGACCAAATATTTGGGCATGCTGCTTCTACTGTTGCTTGGCGCCTGTTCATCGACCGGACCGGTGACATTCAACGAAACCAGTGATACACCGCATTTGGTTTGGCCGGCAACACCTGAAATATCAAGAATTAAATTCATATCCGCATTCAAAAACGCTGAGGACCTGGGATTTGAAAAAAATTTCTTCCGTAGGTTTCTCGATCTGCTCACCGGCAGTGAAGAACACAGCCTGTCACGTCCATATACAATTGCCGTCAATGAAAACAGGATAGCGGTAGCGGATCCTGATGCAGCAGTTGTGCATCTGTTCGAATTGGACAGCAAATCCTATCGTAAAATCGATCATGCCGGAATTCATCGATTAGAGTCGCCGATCGGGGTTTCACTGGCGAAAAACAGGCTGTTTATCGCCGATTCCAAATTGAACAAAGTATTCATCCTCAATTCCGGCCTGAAGACATTACACATGTTAAAAGGTTTCCTGCGTCCTACCAGCCTGGCTTTCGATCCAAAATTACAGCGACTCTATATTGCGGATACTCTGGCCCATGAGGTATTGGTTTTCGATTCTGACGGAGATCTTTTATATAAGATCGGTGAGCGCGGGGAGCAAAACTTACAGTTTAATTTTCCAAGTCACCTGGCATTTTTCGACCAGCGGTTGTATGTCAATGACACCATGAATTTCAGGATTCAGTCTTTCGATAACAAAGGCCGTCATCTGAAAACCTTTGGCAAACAAGGCAATGCTTCAGGTTATTTCACTCAGTCAAAGGGACTTGCCCTTGACTCCGACGGGCATATCTATATCGCCGATGCATTGGCAAACCGCATCCAGATTTTCGACCAGAGTGGGGCATTCCTGCTTGAGTTCGGCGGCATTGGTGATGCCCCTGGTAATTTTCGTATGCCATCAGGTCTTGCGATCTGGGATGACAAGATATTCGTGGCTGATTCTTACAATCAACGCATCCAGGTTTTTCAATACCTGAAGGTGGGTAACTGA
- a CDS encoding c-type cytochrome, with product MKHMIQSVASIALLILLIPDVTAALPPAFEGRKLYISHCLLCHGINGKGNGPLAKKMQIKAEDLTSAILSRSDSALQKIITGEARDTVSDSAGHGQISEDMPKWKNVFSPDQIKALIAYLRFLSTSSHTLTGDPELGFRVYRKYCSICHGKEGDGNGTMTNLIGIKPIDHTNPHKTDKLANDDLARSILDGKGRFMPAWRDILTKSEVDGLVSYIRLLYQVWGKLEAGGLVIVLRSPTMETNEDSTRSLLRDTSCKSEDNISEKGKARAIRIGKQFKSRGVPIEHVLTSPHCLAKETATFAFGQAESVEYLISGENLAEDQAELYISQLEDKIGSFSGNGNLVIVTHESNISTLSFQPFEEGYFLVLMPMGENEYEEIGTYKLNN from the coding sequence ATGAAACACATGATCCAATCGGTGGCATCAATCGCTCTACTCATACTATTAATCCCTGACGTTACTGCCGCACTTCCTCCCGCCTTTGAAGGTAGAAAGCTATACATTTCGCATTGTCTGCTGTGTCATGGTATCAATGGCAAAGGCAACGGACCTCTGGCGAAAAAGATGCAAATCAAGGCTGAAGACCTGACGTCTGCCATTCTTTCCAGAAGTGACAGCGCACTTCAGAAAATTATCACAGGAGAAGCGCGAGATACCGTATCTGATAGCGCAGGCCACGGCCAGATCAGTGAAGACATGCCCAAATGGAAAAATGTTTTCAGTCCTGATCAGATCAAGGCATTGATTGCTTATCTACGTTTCCTCAGTACTTCGAGTCACACTCTAACCGGCGACCCTGAACTCGGCTTCCGTGTTTACCGAAAATATTGTTCGATCTGCCACGGCAAGGAGGGTGATGGAAATGGAACCATGACGAATCTCATTGGAATCAAGCCTATCGATCACACCAATCCACATAAGACGGACAAACTTGCTAATGATGATCTTGCCAGAAGTATCCTTGATGGAAAGGGGCGTTTCATGCCGGCGTGGCGAGACATATTAACTAAAAGCGAGGTTGACGGCCTCGTCAGTTATATCAGACTGCTTTATCAAGTGTGGGGGAAATTAGAAGCAGGCGGCTTAGTGATTGTTCTAAGATCGCCAACCATGGAGACAAATGAAGACAGTACACGTTCATTGCTTCGCGACACATCCTGCAAAAGCGAAGATAATATATCCGAAAAGGGTAAGGCGCGAGCGATCAGAATAGGAAAACAGTTCAAATCGAGGGGTGTGCCGATAGAACATGTCCTGACAAGTCCGCACTGCCTGGCAAAGGAAACCGCGACTTTTGCGTTCGGTCAGGCGGAATCTGTGGAATACTTAATTTCAGGTGAGAACCTTGCTGAGGATCAAGCAGAGTTATACATATCACAATTAGAGGACAAGATTGGGTCATTCTCCGGCAATGGCAACCTTGTTATTGTGACCCACGAATCAAATATAAGCACTTTGTCCTTCCAGCCTTTCGAAGAGGGCTATTTCCTTGTTTTAATGCCTATGGGTGAAAATGAATATGAAGAAATAGGCACATATAAACTAAATAATTAG
- a CDS encoding 6-bladed beta-propeller translates to MNLKLTEYSPCRLHLTSLIPALRIGLTAIIIVISGCASHAPSATTENLTAENFVWPAPPAKPRIRYLGSLKSTESIIGKQKQSLRDWLLGKKDEERLALTKPYGVHSDSKGRVYVADTGISGLVVFDLERKGMTYWGIEGPGALKKPTGVTSDAQGNVYVSDVIDHRVVVYDSEGNYLNALGGSEILISPVGLVFNDKTQQLYVVDSKKHQIVVFNQEGGVDFTIGKRGADHGNFNFPTNIAIDQDGRLYVADTMNFRVQILDEKGTHISSFGKLGDGRGHFSRLKGIGIDREGHIYTVDAAFNNVQIFNQKGQLMLSLGKSGTGPGGFYLPAGAHVDQNNRIYIADQLNHRIQMFEYLEESTLP, encoded by the coding sequence GTGAACCTTAAGCTGACAGAGTATTCACCGTGTCGCTTGCATCTAACAAGTCTTATACCGGCGTTGAGAATTGGCCTCACGGCCATAATCATCGTGATTTCAGGGTGCGCCTCTCATGCACCATCCGCAACTACTGAAAATCTCACGGCAGAAAATTTCGTATGGCCGGCTCCTCCGGCAAAACCTCGAATCCGCTACCTTGGCAGCCTGAAATCCACTGAATCCATTATCGGGAAGCAAAAGCAGAGCCTGCGTGATTGGTTGCTCGGGAAAAAGGATGAAGAACGTCTTGCCCTGACTAAACCCTATGGGGTACACAGCGATTCAAAGGGACGGGTCTACGTTGCCGATACAGGTATCTCCGGTCTGGTGGTATTTGATCTGGAAAGGAAAGGCATGACTTATTGGGGCATCGAAGGACCTGGAGCGCTAAAGAAACCAACCGGTGTGACTAGCGATGCACAAGGTAACGTCTATGTCAGTGATGTCATTGACCACCGCGTGGTAGTCTACGACAGTGAAGGGAATTACCTGAACGCACTTGGTGGTAGCGAGATATTAATATCTCCGGTAGGGCTGGTATTTAACGATAAAACACAGCAGCTTTACGTTGTCGATTCGAAGAAACACCAGATTGTGGTGTTCAACCAGGAAGGTGGGGTGGACTTCACTATTGGAAAACGTGGCGCCGATCATGGAAACTTCAACTTCCCGACGAATATTGCAATTGACCAGGACGGCCGTCTCTATGTCGCCGATACTATGAACTTTCGTGTTCAGATCCTTGATGAAAAAGGTACCCACATCAGCAGCTTCGGCAAACTCGGTGATGGTCGTGGTCATTTCAGCCGGCTTAAAGGGATTGGCATCGACCGTGAAGGACACATTTATACTGTGGATGCCGCATTCAATAACGTACAGATATTTAATCAGAAAGGACAGTTGATGCTGTCGCTTGGCAAATCCGGTACCGGCCCAGGAGGATTTTACCTGCCTGCGGGCGCACATGTTGACCAAAACAACCGCATATATATAGCTGACCAGCTAAATCATCGGATACAGATGTTTGAGTATCTTGAAGAATCGACTCTACCCTGA
- a CDS encoding cytochrome c, giving the protein MLIMKLIPVVAVIILFPVSVAQADGDPIRGKLLAETDCADCHGDDGLGDYDRPPIAGMNPKEHIKELMNYKTGKRKDENEDMDVADLSEQDMADVAAYYASLPPPPQKK; this is encoded by the coding sequence ATGTTGATCATGAAGTTGATTCCGGTAGTTGCGGTCATAATTTTGTTCCCGGTGTCAGTTGCCCAGGCGGATGGCGATCCTATCAGAGGTAAGTTGCTTGCTGAGACGGATTGCGCGGACTGCCACGGCGATGATGGTTTGGGTGATTACGACAGGCCTCCCATTGCCGGCATGAACCCTAAAGAACACATTAAAGAACTTATGAATTACAAGACGGGCAAGCGAAAGGATGAGAACGAGGACATGGATGTGGCTGATCTCAGTGAACAGGATATGGCTGATGTCGCCGCCTACTATGCCTCGCTGCCACCGCCGCCTCAGAAGAAATAA
- a CDS encoding PilT/PilU family type 4a pilus ATPase, with translation MDLNALLSVVVKNKASDLFITAGREPSIKVDGKIHPINKTPLTPRETKEMVYSIMTDAQQKEFDETRECNFAISAKSLGRFRVSSFYQRDTVGMVLRRIETKIPSLESLYLPAILQDLSMVKRGLVIFVGATGTGKSTSLAAMIGYRNTRGEGHIVSIEDPIEYMHDHDKCIITQREVGIDTESYEIALKNTLRQAPDVILIGEIRTRKTMEHAIAFAETGHLCLSTLHANNANQALDRIIHFFPEDARDQIFMDLSLNLKAIVAQQLIPRVDGNGRRAAVEVMLNTPLAAELIRKGEIHKLKELMKRSTEHGMITFDQHLFQLYEEGVISYENALAHADSANDVRLMIKLGATHTSDSLIDELDGITLSDGKR, from the coding sequence ATGGATTTGAACGCACTCCTGTCCGTGGTCGTCAAAAACAAGGCGTCCGATCTGTTCATAACCGCCGGGCGGGAACCCTCCATCAAGGTGGATGGAAAGATCCATCCGATCAACAAGACCCCTCTGACACCCCGAGAGACCAAGGAGATGGTCTACAGCATCATGACCGATGCGCAACAGAAGGAGTTCGACGAAACCAGAGAGTGCAATTTCGCCATCAGTGCGAAAAGCCTGGGGCGTTTCCGCGTCAGCAGCTTTTATCAGCGCGATACCGTGGGCATGGTGTTACGTCGCATCGAAACCAAGATACCCAGCCTGGAGTCACTCTACCTGCCCGCCATTCTGCAGGATCTCTCCATGGTGAAGCGTGGCCTGGTGATCTTCGTGGGCGCCACCGGTACCGGCAAGTCGACCTCTCTGGCTGCCATGATCGGCTATCGGAATACCAGGGGCGAGGGCCATATCGTCAGTATCGAGGACCCCATCGAGTATATGCATGATCACGACAAGTGCATCATTACCCAGCGCGAAGTAGGCATAGATACCGAGTCCTATGAGATTGCGCTGAAGAACACCCTGCGCCAGGCGCCCGATGTGATCCTGATCGGTGAGATACGTACCCGTAAGACCATGGAACACGCGATAGCCTTTGCCGAGACCGGCCATCTCTGCCTGTCGACCTTGCATGCCAACAACGCCAATCAGGCGCTTGATCGTATCATTCACTTCTTCCCGGAGGATGCCAGAGATCAGATCTTCATGGATCTCTCCCTGAATCTGAAGGCAATCGTGGCTCAGCAACTGATCCCGCGTGTGGACGGTAATGGTCGGCGGGCTGCCGTCGAGGTGATGTTGAATACCCCATTGGCCGCAGAACTGATTCGCAAGGGCGAAATCCACAAGCTCAAAGAGCTGATGAAGCGTTCAACGGAACACGGCATGATTACCTTTGATCAGCATCTCTTTCAGCTCTATGAAGAGGGTGTCATCAGCTATGAGAATGCCTTGGCCCATGCCGATTCCGCCAATGATGTACGCTTGATGATCAAACTGGGCGCCACCCATACCAGTGACTCGCTGATCGATGAACTGGATGGAATCACCCTGTCGGATGGTAAACGCTGA
- a CDS encoding c(7)-type cytochrome triheme domain-containing protein, whose product MKIALVLSLVLIVAACSTKTKQLFFDIQPPTAKELAEQELKKQAALIEAQSKELQQNHAAGSKGMLFNLPDDKAPRPEIESVMEWDRVKKLLPKDYKKNIDWSAALEQGLIRPRPGEDPRALWATAFQWDFVIKGEEPEDDAFFPHSAHTQWLGCKNCHNPSLYPYKRNPATMKEMKKKGVSCGACHGKKKVSFSLKACDRCHLNSDEDDEEEE is encoded by the coding sequence ATGAAAATTGCCCTGGTCCTTTCACTGGTACTGATCGTCGCTGCCTGCAGCACAAAGACCAAGCAGCTGTTTTTCGATATCCAGCCTCCGACAGCTAAAGAGCTGGCGGAACAGGAATTAAAAAAACAGGCGGCGCTGATCGAAGCCCAATCCAAGGAACTTCAACAAAATCATGCAGCCGGATCGAAAGGTATGCTGTTCAATCTACCCGATGATAAGGCGCCAAGACCGGAGATTGAGTCGGTCATGGAGTGGGATCGGGTAAAGAAGTTACTGCCTAAAGACTATAAAAAAAATATTGATTGGTCAGCCGCACTGGAACAGGGATTGATTCGACCGCGGCCCGGTGAGGATCCTCGCGCGCTGTGGGCCACAGCATTCCAGTGGGACTTTGTTATCAAAGGTGAGGAGCCCGAGGACGACGCATTCTTTCCTCACTCTGCTCATACCCAATGGCTGGGGTGCAAGAATTGCCACAATCCATCCCTTTATCCCTACAAAAGAAATCCGGCCACGATGAAGGAGATGAAGAAAAAAGGCGTCTCCTGCGGTGCCTGCCACGGTAAAAAGAAAGTTTCCTTCTCTCTCAAAGCATGCGATCGCTGCCATTTAAACAGCGATGAAGACGACGAAGAAGAAGAATGA
- a CDS encoding TIR domain-containing protein has product MTENLDLLTRDDFQALAQSSRALTKELSLEILLNTILDTAGKLTNSPETSIILRNERQPTLYFAAATGEEAEWVLSSFGLHSDQQVPIDGSKAGEVYKSGISMVENIVKDHFGGVDDETNKITKSMVCVPLVVGDSRLGVMQVLNKIDGDYSERDRIILEYFADQASVAIRNARLVESLLAHSGLYGSSRQTDKLIARMNELEQEAHSETLSVLFADMRGFTQLCQSLLDPGIVQERLSEFITILSHAVLDHDGIVNKVLGDGVMALFQGKDCSERAVKCSFYMVREFELMKARWNEESNQQLDFLDLGVGIVTDQVILGGIGSGDMRDYTAIGTAVNLSAAFESNARNGKRILCDQVTYRNAKEIIVAADDAVDFLLQKPGQDVGVKYKCYNIRELDSDKSVSVFLSHSHEDSHFIEKKLLEPLKKRGIRTWYSTADIPKGALWTAEIRKAISESNWMAVVVSRNSAQSKWVRREIDLGVASGHLDNRIIPIIIDDTSPGDVNDYLAAMQAIDLSSSPDAEKVLADRFSKLDPT; this is encoded by the coding sequence ATGACAGAAAACCTCGACCTCCTGACGAGAGATGACTTTCAAGCCTTGGCTCAATCTTCACGGGCACTGACAAAAGAGCTTTCACTTGAAATATTGCTCAACACCATTCTGGACACAGCTGGAAAACTAACAAATTCACCCGAAACAAGTATTATCCTGCGAAACGAACGTCAGCCGACACTCTATTTTGCCGCGGCAACCGGCGAAGAGGCGGAGTGGGTACTGAGTTCATTTGGACTCCACTCGGACCAGCAGGTACCGATCGACGGAAGCAAAGCAGGTGAAGTGTACAAGTCCGGCATTTCGATGGTTGAGAACATTGTCAAGGATCATTTCGGCGGGGTGGACGATGAGACGAACAAGATCACCAAGAGTATGGTATGCGTGCCGTTGGTGGTCGGCGACAGTCGTCTGGGAGTGATGCAGGTCTTAAATAAAATCGATGGCGACTATAGCGAGCGGGATCGCATTATTCTGGAATATTTTGCCGATCAAGCCAGTGTCGCTATCCGTAACGCACGGTTGGTCGAAAGTCTTCTTGCCCATAGCGGTCTTTACGGGTCATCACGCCAAACCGACAAGTTGATCGCGCGAATGAATGAACTCGAGCAAGAGGCTCATTCAGAAACCTTATCGGTGCTGTTTGCCGACATGCGAGGTTTTACCCAACTTTGCCAATCATTACTCGATCCTGGAATTGTACAAGAGCGACTGAGTGAGTTTATTACGATTCTCAGTCATGCCGTACTCGATCACGACGGGATAGTAAATAAGGTTCTGGGTGATGGAGTAATGGCACTGTTTCAGGGGAAAGATTGCAGTGAGAGGGCCGTGAAGTGTTCATTTTACATGGTGCGGGAATTTGAGCTGATGAAAGCGCGTTGGAATGAAGAAAGCAATCAGCAGCTCGATTTTCTTGATCTGGGAGTGGGCATAGTTACCGATCAGGTGATATTGGGGGGGATTGGCAGTGGAGACATGCGGGACTATACAGCAATCGGTACTGCAGTGAATCTTAGTGCCGCATTTGAAAGCAATGCCCGCAATGGGAAACGAATCTTATGTGACCAAGTCACCTACCGCAATGCGAAAGAGATCATTGTAGCGGCCGATGATGCAGTAGATTTCCTGCTACAAAAACCCGGCCAGGATGTCGGCGTTAAGTACAAGTGCTATAACATCCGCGAACTGGATTCGGACAAGAGTGTTTCTGTATTTCTCAGCCACAGCCATGAAGATAGTCATTTTATTGAGAAAAAGCTTCTCGAACCACTGAAGAAAAGGGGAATCCGTACCTGGTATTCTACTGCCGATATTCCCAAGGGAGCACTTTGGACTGCCGAAATTCGTAAGGCGATTTCCGAATCAAACTGGATGGCGGTTGTTGTCTCCAGGAATTCCGCTCAGTCGAAATGGGTCCGGCGCGAAATTGATCTCGGCGTCGCTTCCGGACACCTGGACAATCGTATCATCCCAATCATAATTGACGACACATCTCCCGGCGACGTTAACGACTATCTTGCCGCGATGCAGGCCATTGACCTTTCGAGTAGCCCGGATGCGGAAAAGGTACTTGCCGACCGTTTTTCCAAACTCGACCCTACATGA
- a CDS encoding cytochrome c3 family protein — protein MSASSVLCLSCHDGTIALGNMINPGVTNDLGSTFVTGRALVGTDLSDDHPVSILYNQNLLPTDPDLIHPNNVDLPLRNNELHCASCHDAHEDMHPPFLHKSTLNGELCTTCHIPTGTGWDWTGSSHATSTATPQGTNPWSDRKPAWVGLTVQENACMNCHTPHNASTPERLIKEQEENTCYLCHNGTVAQTDIQAEQQKFYHHPVEQTPSIGHDNTREENPLTMTLHVECEDCHNPHAMFSSPPMISFDPISPMSTNHSTAPFVNGSMVGVTGIDINGSVKPEVDYEYEVCFKCHGVPGKSACDNQRCSTANSYDMVRQDGVYNIRDKVNSGNPALVSYHPIELNNPGNNNEVPSLRNDIPLSTISGQIYCSDCHSSNASPAGGGSGPSGPHGSTHEGILSQAYDFDPLNATSLSNSLCFKCHDSGNLYTDQSFPHDKHVIGENLACINCHDPHGSASNQHLINFLTFSNVAGQVREITGAGIFAEPTWIDNGLHNGTCWLNCHGEVHDGFDY, from the coding sequence ATGAGCGCCTCATCAGTGCTTTGCCTCTCCTGCCATGACGGCACCATTGCCCTGGGGAACATGATCAATCCCGGGGTAACCAATGACCTCGGCAGTACTTTTGTGACAGGACGTGCACTTGTGGGCACAGACCTTTCAGATGATCATCCGGTATCGATTCTATACAATCAAAATCTGTTGCCGACCGACCCGGATCTGATCCATCCCAACAACGTTGATCTGCCGCTGAGAAACAACGAACTTCACTGCGCCTCGTGTCACGATGCGCATGAAGATATGCATCCGCCCTTTCTTCACAAATCAACATTGAACGGTGAACTGTGCACTACCTGTCATATTCCGACAGGCACCGGTTGGGATTGGACGGGCAGCTCTCATGCCACCTCTACCGCCACACCGCAGGGTACAAATCCATGGTCAGATCGGAAGCCCGCATGGGTGGGACTGACGGTGCAGGAGAATGCCTGCATGAATTGTCATACACCCCACAATGCATCGACACCGGAGCGACTTATCAAGGAGCAGGAAGAGAATACCTGTTACCTCTGCCATAACGGAACGGTGGCACAGACCGATATACAGGCCGAACAACAAAAATTCTATCACCATCCGGTGGAGCAGACACCCAGCATTGGCCATGACAACACACGCGAGGAGAATCCGCTTACCATGACACTGCATGTTGAGTGCGAAGACTGCCATAATCCACATGCCATGTTCAGTTCGCCCCCTATGATCTCATTCGATCCGATCAGTCCAATGAGCACGAACCACTCAACTGCACCCTTCGTCAATGGCAGCATGGTGGGTGTGACAGGGATCGATATCAATGGGAGTGTAAAACCTGAAGTGGATTACGAATACGAAGTCTGCTTCAAGTGTCATGGTGTACCTGGAAAGAGCGCATGCGACAATCAGCGTTGTTCGACGGCCAACAGCTACGATATGGTGCGTCAAGACGGTGTCTATAATATCCGAGACAAAGTGAATTCAGGAAATCCCGCTCTGGTTTCCTATCATCCTATCGAACTCAATAATCCCGGTAACAACAACGAGGTGCCCAGTCTTCGCAACGATATTCCACTGAGTACGATCAGTGGACAAATCTACTGCAGTGATTGTCACAGCAGCAATGCGTCTCCTGCCGGTGGAGGCTCTGGTCCATCGGGCCCTCATGGATCTACACATGAGGGTATCCTGTCACAGGCTTATGATTTTGACCCATTGAATGCCACATCGCTCTCAAACAGTCTCTGCTTTAAATGCCATGATTCAGGTAATTTATACACTGACCAGTCCTTTCCACACGACAAGCACGTGATCGGTGAAAACCTTGCCTGCATCAACTGCCATGATCCTCATGGCTCAGCATCGAACCAGCACCTGATCAATTTTCTCACCTTTTCAAATGTGGCTGGGCAAGTTCGTGAGATTACAGGCGCTGGTATCTTTGCAGAACCCACCTGGATAGACAATGGCCTGCACAATGGCACATGCTGGCTCAACTGCCATGGGGAAGTACACGATGGTTTTGATTATTGA
- a CDS encoding c(7)-type cytochrome triheme domain-containing protein, with protein sequence MRRCPSQLVFLFLIATYASVFAAPGDIQYEREGGDPEKLKSFPPSIFPHWIHRINYRCDACHNKIFEMKTGTTPINKDLMKEGKVCSTCHNGNEAFDDGFANCNRCHLIKEK encoded by the coding sequence ATGCGAAGATGCCCATCACAGTTGGTGTTCCTGTTTTTGATAGCAACATATGCTTCTGTTTTTGCTGCACCGGGGGATATTCAGTATGAGCGCGAGGGAGGGGACCCGGAAAAATTAAAATCATTTCCGCCATCCATTTTTCCCCACTGGATACACCGCATCAATTATCGATGCGATGCCTGCCATAACAAGATCTTTGAAATGAAGACGGGTACCACACCGATCAATAAGGATCTGATGAAAGAAGGTAAAGTCTGCTCCACTTGTCATAATGGCAATGAGGCCTTTGATGACGGTTTCGCAAATTGTAACCGTTGTCATTTAATCAAAGAGAAGTAA
- a CDS encoding DUF1820 family protein: protein MRIYKVVFLNQGKVYEIFARTVRQGELYGFVEIEDLIFQETSSVVVDPSAEKLKEEFSGVHRTRIPIHAVIRIDEVEKKEHGPGKIIEIDSNSNITPFPNHLFDPKKTPEK from the coding sequence ATGCGCATATATAAAGTTGTCTTTCTGAACCAGGGAAAGGTCTACGAAATCTTCGCCAGGACCGTGCGTCAGGGTGAACTCTATGGATTTGTCGAGATCGAGGACCTGATATTTCAGGAGACCAGCTCGGTAGTCGTCGATCCTTCCGCCGAAAAGCTGAAAGAGGAGTTCTCCGGTGTTCACCGGACACGGATACCCATCCATGCGGTGATTCGTATCGATGAAGTGGAGAAGAAGGAACATGGGCCCGGCAAAATCATTGAGATAGACTCCAATTCGAATATCACACCCTTTCCCAATCACCTGTTCGATCCCAAGAAGACGCCCGAGAAATAG
- a CDS encoding ankyrin repeat domain-containing protein, translated as MRTIHTTPARLFIWLLPLALSWHGCSNDMKEEANTDGTPAPALLIAAENGDLPTLTRLIEGNDAVIDVKDACFWTPLMKAALNGHTKVVERLILAGADINQKDKGGYSSLMLAASNNHPAIIDLLIKAGADINQVEMTQGWTALIWAAKRGHRAAVERLLTYPADQEINDFNGKRALDWARENQFQEIVSLLE; from the coding sequence ATGAGAACCATTCACACAACACCCGCGCGTCTCTTCATTTGGCTGCTGCCGCTTGCGCTGAGCTGGCACGGCTGCAGCAACGATATGAAGGAAGAGGCCAACACGGATGGGACTCCGGCTCCGGCATTGCTGATTGCGGCTGAAAACGGTGACCTCCCTACCCTCACCAGGCTGATCGAAGGTAACGATGCAGTCATCGACGTCAAGGATGCCTGTTTCTGGACACCCCTGATGAAGGCCGCATTGAACGGCCACACCAAAGTGGTTGAGCGCCTGATTCTGGCCGGCGCGGACATCAATCAGAAGGACAAAGGGGGTTATTCATCCCTGATGCTGGCTGCGTCGAACAATCACCCGGCTATCATCGATCTGTTGATCAAGGCGGGCGCCGATATCAATCAAGTCGAGATGACGCAAGGATGGACTGCTTTGATCTGGGCGGCTAAACGCGGTCACAGAGCGGCCGTGGAGCGTCTGTTGACATACCCGGCAGATCAAGAGATTAACGATTTTAACGGAAAGCGGGCCTTGGATTGGGCCAGGGAGAATCAGTTTCAGGAAATAGTCTCTCTACTGGAATAA